The proteins below come from a single Miscanthus floridulus cultivar M001 chromosome 1, ASM1932011v1, whole genome shotgun sequence genomic window:
- the LOC136478286 gene encoding cupincin-like, protein MKMKVLVLLLLLSVCSSLALAWQTDTGSGSSSGRPYHYGEESFRHWTRSRQGRFRVLERFTHELLEDAVGNYRVAELEAAPRAFLQPSHYDADDVMFVKEGEGVVVLLRGGRRESLCVREGDVMVIPAGAVVYSANTHHSEWFRVVMLLRPVSTFGRFEEFCPIGGESPESFLGVFSDDVIQASFNTRREEWEKVFEKQSKGEITTASEEHIRELSRSCSRGGRSSREGGESGSSSSSKWEIKPSSLMGKRPTHSNSHGRHYEITGDECPHLRVLDMKVSLANISRGSMMTLSYNTRAHKIAVVVDGGEGYFEMACPHVSGGRSSQRREREHGRREWGREEEEEQGGRGQKSRSYTQVKSRIREGSVIVIPAGHPTALVAGEDKNLAVLCFEVNANFDEKVFLAGRNSALQQMDGPAKLLAFGADDEKEVDRVIGAQKGAVFLRGPQSRRVSSV, encoded by the exons atgaagatgaaggtcctggtgctcctgctcctgctctccGTGTGCTCCTCGCTGGCGCTCGCGTGGCAAACCGACACGGGCTCCGGCTCTAGCTCCGGCCGGCCGTACCACTACGGCGAGGAGAGCTTCCGGCACTGGACGCGGTCACGGCAGGGCCGGTTCAGGGTGCTGGAGCGGTTCACCCACGAGCTGCTGGAGGACGCCGTGGGCAACTACCGCGTCGCCGAGCTGGAGGCCGCGCCGCGCGCGTTCCTGCAGCCCAGCCACTACGACGCCGACGACGTGATGTTCGTCAAGGAAGGCGAGGGCGTCGTCGTGCTCCTCCGCGGCGGGAGGAGGGAGTCGCTCTGCGTCAGGGAGGGCGACGTCATGGTCATCCCCGCGGGCGCCGTCGTGTACTCCGCCAACACGCACCACTCGGAGTGGTTCCGCGTCGTCATGCTCCTCAGACCCGTCTCCACCTTTGGACGCTTCGAG GAGTTCTGCCCCATCGGAGGCGAGAGCCCGGAGTCGTTCCTCGGCGTCTTCAGCGACGACGTTATCCAGGCGTCGTTCAAC ACTCGCCGGGAAGAGTGGGAGAAAGTGTTTGAGAAGCAGAGCAAGGGCGAGATCACGACGGCGTCCGAGGAACACATCCGGGAGCTGAGCAGGTCCTGCTCACGAGGAGGCCGCAGCAGCCGCGAGGGTGGTGAGtctggttcttcttcttcttccaagtGGGAGATCAAGCCGTCCAGCCTCATGGGCAAGCGGCCGACCCACTCCAACAGTCACGGCAGGCACTAcgagatcaccggcgacgagtGCCCACACCTCCGTGTGCTCGACATGAAAGTCAGCCTGGCAAACATCTCCCGC GGTTCTATGATGACGCTGAGCTACAACACTCGTGCCCACAAGATAGCCGTCGTCGTGGACGGCGGCGAAGGCTACTTCGAGATGGCGTGCCCGCACGTCTCCGGCGGCCGGTCGTCGCAGCGCCGGGAGCGCGAGCACGGCAGGAGGGAGTGGGgcagagaggaagaggaggagcaaggTGGCCGCGGGCAGAAGTCAAGAAGCTACACGCAGGTGAAGTCCCGCATCAGAGAGGGCTCCGTCATCGTGATCCCGGCGGGGCACCCGACCGCGCTGGTCGCCGGCGAGGACAAGAACCTCGCCGTCCTCTGCTTCGAAGTGAACGCCAACTTCGACGAGAAGGTGTTCCTGGCGGGCAGGAACAGCGCGCTGCAGCAGATGGATGGGCCGGCGAAGCTGCTGGCGTTCGGGGCGGACGACGAGAAGGAGGTGGACCGTGTCATCGGAGCGCAGAAGGGCGCCGTCTTCCTGCGCGGGCCGCAGAGCCGCAGGGTCTCGTCGGTGTAA
- the LOC136478290 gene encoding non-specific lipid transfer protein GPI-anchored 5-like, giving the protein MAAGAARAGVSALAWLLAAAVAAALVASASAQSGCTTTLISLYPCLNYISGNVSAPPSSCCSQLASVVQTNPQCLCAALSGDSSSLGGVTVDKTRALELPQACNVKTPPASKCNSAGGGSAPGAATPATPSSGVPVTAGTGTGSKTTPTAPYLTSGGASIRGAVSLVLAVAAVAVYAISAV; this is encoded by the exons ATGGCGGCAGGAGCAGCAAGAGCAGGCGTGTCGGCCTTGGCGTGGCTCCTGGCAGCCgccgtggcggcggcgctggtggCCTCGGCGTCGGCGCAGTCCGGGTGCACGACCACGCTCATCAGCCTGTACCCGTGCCTCAACTACATCAGCGGCAACGTGtcggcgccgccgtcgtcgtgctGCTCGCAGCTCGCCAGCGTCGTGCAAACCAACCCGCAGTGCCTCTGCGCCGCGCTCAGCGGCGACTCCTCGTCACTCGGCGGCGTCACCGTCGACAAGACGCGCGCGCTCGAGCTCCCCCAGGCGTGCAATGTCAAGACCCCGCCGGCGAGCAAGTGCAACT CTGCTGGCGGCGGCAGCGCTCCGGGCGCAGCGACGCCGGCCACGCCATCGTCTGGCGTACCAGTGACCGCAG GAACCGGCACTGGATCGAAGACCACGCCGACGGCGCCGTACCTTACGTCAGGCGGTGCGTCCATCCGCGGGGCGGTGAGCCTGGTGCTAGCAGTCGCGGCTGTCGCCGTCTATGCCATCTCGGCCGTGTGA
- the LOC136478298 gene encoding non-specific lipid transfer protein GPI-anchored 16-like, whose protein sequence is MMSRRDRMEPAAAVAAVLLLLLLAAAPASGQIATSCTASLITTFTPCINFVTGSTNGGGSPTQQCCGSLAEMVRTGADCACLILTGNVPFSLPINRTLAISLPKLCSSTSVPLQCRDTATQIPAPGPVAFAPALPPLPPIPPESSDSPVDPTATSPAVDSPPFPQRPVVVPSSAIRCSHVSVAAVTIVLSIAVSIFI, encoded by the exons ATGATGAGCCGGCGTGACAGGATGGagccggcggcggcagtggccgcggtgctgctgctgctgcttctggcCGCCGCGCCGGCGTCGGGGCAGATTGCGACGTCGTGCACGGCGTCGCTGATAACGACGTTCACGCCGTGCATCAACTTCGTGACGGGGAGCACCAACGGCGGCGGCTCGCCGACGCAGCAGTGCTGCGGCtcgctggcggagatggtgcgCACGGGCGCCGACTGCGCCTGCCTCATCCTCACGGGCAACGTGCCCTTCAGCCTCCCCATCAACCGCACGCTCGCCATCTCCCTCCCCAAGCTCTGCAGCTCCACCTCCGTCCCGCTCCAGTGCCGAG ACACGGCGACGCAAATCCCAGCTCCAGGACCTGTCGCGTTCGCTCCCGCGCTGCCTCCACTGC CACCGATTCCACCGGAATCGTCAGACTCTCCGGTGGATCCCACGGCGACGTCTCCGGCAGTGGACTCGCCGCCCTTCCCCCAGAGGCCAGTGGTGGTGCCCAGCTCGGCGATTAGGTGTTCTCACGTGTCCGTGGCGGCTGTCACCATTGTACTGTCGATAGCTGTATCCATTTTCATTTGA
- the LOC136478364 gene encoding non-specific lipid transfer protein GPI-anchored 15-like — protein sequence MAAAHHHAAARGLALALVATGVLAWHCAAQAAPSGSGCMPELVSLNPCMDYMSGNATTPDGPCCSAVSSMLRSSPTCLCMVVGGTAASLGVAVDGDRALRLPAACKVQAPPASQCNAVGVPLPSPAAGAATPGAPPVAAPSDASVTPAGSGSKATPASTVPYSDGKDSKPGTFFVLAAVALALLHRF from the exons ATGGCGGCAGCTCATCATCACGCCGCCGCGCGCGGCCTTGCCCTGGCCCTCGTAGCGACCGGGGTCCTGGCGTGGCACTGCGCGGCGCAGGCGGCGCCGTCCGGCTCCGGCTGCATGCCGGAGCTCGTCAGCCTGAACCCGTGCATGGACTACATGTCCGGCAACGCGACGACGCCCGACGGGCCGTGCTGCTCGGCCGTGTCGAGCATGCTGCGGTCCAGCCCGACCTGCCTCTGCATGGTGGTCGGCGGCACGGCCGCGTCGCTCGGCGTCGCCGTCGACGGCGACCGCGCGCTGCGGCTGCCCGCGGCGTGCAAGGTCCAGGCCCCGCCTGCCAGCCAGTGTAATG CCGTGGGAGTTCCACTGCCGTctccggcggcgggggcggccaCACCCGGGGCTCCGCCCGTGGCGGCGCCGTCGGACGCCAGCGTCACCCCTGCAG GGTCTGGGTCGAAGGCTACACCGGCCTCCACCGTTCCATACTCTGACGGAAAAGATAGTAAACCCGGAACGTTCTTCGTCTTGGCCGCCGTTGCACTGGCGCTGCTCCATCGTTTCTGA
- the LOC136478293 gene encoding uncharacterized protein: MHHSPQENSLAMEATATPSTQEEVKPGTAKVTVTEVTLRKFEVSDVDAMMAWASDPQVAAPCRWDAYESTEPLLAFIRDVVLPHPWFRAICLESGRPVGAVSVSPTGDPCRAELGYVLARPHWGRGVATAAVKRTVATVFAEVQGLECVEALVDVANPASQRVLEKAGFTREAVLRKYSAVKGIVRDMVMFSFIDTDPVPE; encoded by the coding sequence ATGCATCACAGCCCCCAAGAAAACAGCTTAGCAATGGAGGCCACGGCGACGCCAAGCACCCAAGAAGAAGTCAAGCCCGGCACGGCGAAGGTAACCGTGACCGAGGTGACGCTCCGGAAGTTCGAGGTGTCCGACGTGGACGCCATGATGGCGTGGGCGTCGGACCCGCAGGTGGCCGCCCCGTGCCGGTGGGACGCCTACGAGTCGACGGAGCCACTGCTGGCCTTCATCCGCGACGTGGTGCTCCCGCACCCGTGGTTCCGCGCCATCTGCCTCGAGTCCGGCCGCCCCGTCGGCGCGGTGTCCGTGTCCCCGACGGGGGACCCGTGCCGCGCCGAGCTGGGCTACGTGCTGGCGCGCCCGCACTGGGGCCGGGGCGTGGCCACGGCCGCCGTGAAGCGCACGGTGGCCACGGTATTCGCCGAGGTGCAGGGGCTGGAGTGCGTGGAGGCGCTCGTGGACGTGGCCAACCCGGCGTCGCAGCGCGTGCTGGAGAAGGCCGGGTTCACGAGGGAGGCCGTGCTCCGCAAGTACTCCGCCGTCAAGGGCATCGTCAGGGACATGGTCATGTTCAGCTTCATCGACACCGACCCGGTGCCCGAGTGA
- the LOC136478444 gene encoding uncharacterized protein gives MAEEVTLRRFELSDVDAMMAWASDPQAAAFCRWEPYASTEPLLAFLRDTELPQPWFRAICVSGAVVGAVSVSPTPERCRGELGYVLARAHWGKGVATAAVRRALRDVFAELEPEGLRRVEALVDVGNPASQRVAEKAGFRRDGELRRHYWHKGRARDMVMYSFLSSATRRTGGSEMEQDAAAQQGSVPAVTLRRFELADVDAMMEWASDPEVAAFMTWDAYTSREALLAFLSDTVLPHPWFRAVCLGAVGGDGPRRPVGAVSVTPTDDACRAELCVLLARAHWGKGVATAAVKRAVAASFGELPGVERVEALVDVDHAASQRVLEKAGFQREAVLRSYCVVKGRLRDMVVYSFISTDPLVE, from the exons ATGGCGGAGGAGGTGACCCTCCGGCGCTTCGAGCTCTCGGACGTGGACGCCATGATGGCGTGGGCGTCGGACCCTCAGGCGGCGGCGTTCTGCCGGTGGGAGCCGTACGCGTCGACGGAGCCGCTGCTGGCGTTCCTTCGCGACACCGAGCTCCCGCAACCGTGGTTCCGCGCCATCTGCGTCTCCGGCGCGGTGGTGGGCGCGGTGTCCGTGTCCCCCACGCCGGAGCGCTGCCGCGGGGAGCTCGGCTACGTGCTGGCCCGCGCGCACTGGGGCAAGGGCGTGGCGACGGCAGCCGTGCGGCGCGCGCTGCGGGACGTGTTCGCGGAGCTGGAGCCGGAGGGCCTGCGGCGCGTGGAGGCGCTGGTGGACGTGGGCAACCCGGCGTCGCAGCGCGTGGCGGAGAAGGCCGGGTTCCGCCGCGACGGCGAGCTGCGGCGGCACTACTGGCACAAGGGACGCGCCAGGGACATGGTCATGTACAGCTTCCTCTCCTC AGCAACGCGCCGGACCGGAGGCTCAGAGATGGAGCAAGACGCGGCTGCCCAACAGGGGTCCGTGCCCGCGGTGACGCTCCGGCGGTTCGAGCTCGCCGACGTCGACGCGATGATGGAGTGGGCGTCGGACCCCGAGGTGGCGGCGTTCATGACGTGGGACGCCTACACGTCCCGGGAGGCTCTCCTCGCGTTCCTGAGCGACACCGTGCTGCCGCACCCGTGGTTCCGCGCCGTCTGCCTCGGCGCCGTCGGCGGCGACGGACCCCGCCGCCCCGTGGGCGCGGTGTCCGTGACGCCCACCGACGACGCGTGCCGCGCGGAGCTCTGCGTCTTGCTGGCGCGCGCGCACTGGGGCAAGGGCGTGGCCACGGCGGCGGTGAAGCGCGCGGTCGCCGCGTCGTTCGGCGAGCTCCCGGGAGTGGAGCGCGTCGAGGCGCTCGTGGACGTCGACCACGCGGCGTCGCAGCGGGTGCTCGAGAAGGCCGGGTTCCAGCGAGAGGCCGTGCTGCGGAGCTACTGCGTGGTCAAGGGAAGGCTCCGGGACATGGTCGTCTACAGCTTCATCTCTACCGACCCTCTCGTTGAGTGA